A stretch of Aureispira sp. CCB-E DNA encodes these proteins:
- a CDS encoding Crp/Fnr family transcriptional regulator, whose protein sequence is MRVSDIMDPTNILSPKMSMIFNNAFEEEYYKKGTLLLEVGKICQKVYLVKKGLLRSFYYKDGKDVTHWFAAEMEPLSALDSFFKQRPCDYSIDTLEDSVVYTITLERLNALLDAHHEIERFARIFITEMVIQVSDKVKDLQFRTGVERYHTLLKKHPSIIQRAPLSKVASYLGMTQQSLSRIRAQR, encoded by the coding sequence ATGCGTGTTAGTGATATCATGGATCCCACCAATATACTCTCTCCTAAGATGAGTATGATTTTTAACAATGCTTTTGAAGAGGAGTACTACAAAAAGGGTACGTTGTTGTTAGAAGTAGGAAAAATTTGCCAAAAAGTGTACCTCGTTAAAAAGGGACTTTTGCGTAGTTTTTATTATAAAGATGGAAAAGATGTGACGCATTGGTTTGCAGCCGAAATGGAACCTTTAAGCGCTTTAGATTCTTTTTTTAAGCAACGTCCCTGCGATTATAGTATTGATACATTGGAAGATTCTGTTGTTTATACCATTACATTGGAACGGTTGAATGCACTTTTAGATGCCCACCACGAAATTGAGCGTTTTGCCCGCATATTTATCACTGAAATGGTTATTCAGGTATCGGATAAAGTGAAAGACCTTCAATTTAGAACTGGAGTAGAGCGTTATCATACACTACTCAAAAAACACCCCAGTATCATACAACGAGCACCTTTGAGCAAAGTAGCCTCTTATCTTGGAATGACCCAGCAATCTTTGAGTAGAATACGAGCACAACGGTAG
- a CDS encoding sigma-70 family RNA polymerase sigma factor, whose protein sequence is MIKIDEQIQQLLFATAYKMTGEIATSKDISQEAIAKYIQANNKQVIHIKNHRSYLIRTTINTAIDYLNQSKKERGAYWGTWLPEPIINSEYSIDYQLDLSYGITVLLSQLSPKERAVFILKESFDYTYEELAQVLNLTNANCRKIYQRLKAKIKPSNRTILAENKTKERIIHAFIKASNTGQLDTLLSILKEDIALYSDGGGKVSAAKNILYGIESCRKFLWGLYAKFEQTPRFVIQEINQEIGFLTYVGEELISIGLLEVEGEQVSRIYFIRNPDKIHLGSIKDA, encoded by the coding sequence ATGATTAAAATAGACGAACAAATCCAACAGTTGCTTTTTGCTACAGCCTATAAAATGACTGGCGAAATTGCCACCAGCAAAGATATTAGCCAAGAGGCTATTGCTAAATACATACAAGCTAACAATAAGCAGGTTATCCACATCAAAAATCATCGTTCTTACCTTATTAGAACAACCATTAACACTGCGATTGATTATCTAAATCAATCTAAAAAAGAACGAGGTGCTTACTGGGGAACTTGGTTGCCAGAACCCATTATAAACTCCGAATATAGCATAGATTATCAATTAGATTTAAGCTATGGTATCACCGTTTTACTCTCTCAACTTAGCCCCAAAGAACGGGCTGTTTTTATCCTCAAAGAAAGCTTTGATTATACCTATGAAGAACTAGCTCAAGTGCTAAATCTAACCAATGCTAATTGCAGGAAAATATATCAACGACTGAAAGCAAAAATCAAGCCTTCTAATCGTACTATTTTGGCAGAAAACAAAACAAAAGAGCGTATTATTCATGCCTTTATTAAAGCTTCTAATACAGGGCAATTAGACACTTTATTAAGTATTTTAAAGGAAGACATTGCTCTTTATTCGGATGGCGGTGGAAAAGTTAGTGCTGCCAAAAATATACTTTATGGTATCGAAAGTTGTCGTAAGTTTTTGTGGGGACTCTATGCCAAATTTGAACAAACGCCACGTTTTGTTATCCAAGAAATCAATCAAGAAATCGGCTTTCTTACCTATGTAGGCGAAGAATTAATTTCTATTGGTTTGTTAGAAGTTGAAGGAGAGCAAGTCAGTCGCATTTATTTTATTCGCAATCCTGATAAAATACATCTAGGTTCGATTAAGGATGCTTAG
- a CDS encoding geranylgeranylglycerol-phosphate geranylgeranyltransferase, translating into MDFRKIKAVLTLLRIPNLIIIGLTLCLLYGNAEVQTLSILHLILLVVGTVCIAGGGNIINDIVDVEIDQINKKNRVVVGRLLSFKFARTMYWGSNIIAIGLAIYGQSLSLLLFFLGAIGLLYFYSTVWKRKAWIGNLVVALLCAWVVVEFWYLSYAGLTPYWHGILAAYTLFAFLSTLMRELVKDVEDLEGDRHQGCQTLAVQKGIAFVKKVLWVLLSILFLLLNAEALFLYSYRAYIALGYLLLVLMLLLAFFARQLQQANKISNFTSMSRWLKVYMLLGLFLLLLV; encoded by the coding sequence ATGGACTTTAGAAAAATAAAAGCGGTTCTAACACTATTAAGAATTCCTAATCTAATAATAATTGGATTAACGCTTTGTCTGTTGTATGGAAATGCCGAAGTGCAAACGTTGAGTATTCTCCACCTTATTCTATTGGTTGTAGGAACTGTTTGCATTGCGGGAGGGGGCAATATTATTAACGATATAGTTGATGTAGAAATTGACCAAATTAATAAAAAAAATCGAGTCGTTGTTGGGCGGTTGCTTTCGTTTAAATTTGCCCGAACAATGTACTGGGGGAGTAATATAATAGCAATTGGGCTAGCAATTTATGGACAATCTTTGAGTTTGTTGCTGTTTTTTTTAGGAGCAATTGGATTACTGTATTTTTATTCTACTGTATGGAAACGAAAGGCATGGATTGGTAATTTGGTCGTAGCATTGTTGTGTGCTTGGGTTGTTGTGGAGTTTTGGTACTTATCTTATGCAGGACTAACGCCCTACTGGCATGGAATTTTAGCTGCCTATACCTTATTTGCTTTTTTATCTACTCTAATGCGAGAACTAGTAAAGGACGTAGAAGATTTAGAAGGAGATCGGCATCAAGGTTGCCAAACGCTAGCCGTTCAAAAAGGCATTGCTTTTGTGAAAAAAGTATTGTGGGTATTGTTAAGTATTTTATTTTTATTATTAAATGCTGAAGCGTTATTTTTATACAGCTATCGTGCTTATATAGCATTGGGGTACCTATTATTGGTGTTAATGTTACTACTTGCATTCTTTGCGAGACAACTACAACAAGCCAACAAGATTAGTAATTTTACGTCAATGAGTCGTTGGTTAAAAGTGTATATGTTATTGGGTTTGTTTTTATTGCTGTTGGTATAG
- a CDS encoding DUF3137 domain-containing protein: protein MKIEDIKETFYPSLVRLEKIRKKQRILYYMDYLYYAVGLLVLLVTILILLSDLPWWCVWLCLGGFLGIVIGKSTDIGNPEKTYEIAYGDFLVELIPTINGSTMPCSPTSLLEFQKVGPIKDWEKTVIQGQTTNQIPFEYLIGELAPDGVTCKAYFVLDFEEDLGKRTTIFRRTEWVDSSIEIETKSRKKFYIHLYSVHHQDAVFNKKYTVYAEERQATQRLIKPKLLHCLDSIFREWDDLEEVTFENKKIYLELNVDMDFL from the coding sequence ATGAAAATAGAAGACATTAAAGAGACCTTTTACCCCAGCTTGGTGCGTTTAGAAAAAATAAGAAAAAAGCAGCGTATCTTGTATTATATGGATTATCTCTATTATGCTGTTGGCTTGTTGGTCTTATTGGTAACTATTTTGATTCTTTTATCTGATTTGCCTTGGTGGTGCGTCTGGTTGTGTTTGGGGGGATTTTTAGGAATCGTAATTGGAAAAAGTACTGATATTGGTAATCCAGAGAAAACTTACGAAATCGCCTATGGTGATTTTTTAGTAGAGCTTATACCAACCATTAATGGAAGCACCATGCCTTGTTCGCCAACTTCCTTATTAGAGTTTCAAAAAGTCGGACCAATAAAGGATTGGGAGAAAACAGTTATTCAAGGGCAAACTACAAACCAAATACCTTTTGAGTATTTGATAGGAGAATTAGCTCCTGACGGAGTGACTTGCAAGGCTTATTTTGTATTAGATTTTGAGGAGGATTTAGGCAAGCGAACAACTATTTTTCGCAGAACAGAGTGGGTAGATAGCTCAATAGAAATAGAGACTAAAAGCAGGAAAAAGTTTTACATACACTTGTATTCTGTACACCATCAAGATGCTGTTTTTAACAAAAAGTATACCGTGTATGCTGAAGAAAGGCAAGCAACCCAACGATTGATTAAGCCTAAATTGTTACATTGTTTAGATTCAATTTTTAGAGAATGGGACGATCTGGAAGAGGTTACTTTTGAGAATAAAAAAATCTATTTGGAATTGAATGTGGACATGGATTTTTTATAG
- a CDS encoding DUF3137 domain-containing protein translates to MPYPSNQEALQPLLQNLESKRQNYLKAYEKGKRLRWIPIGLFIVFSLATLFFSIPLLLCFGGCIGLGILIEYKKIAPSERAYREVYKNDFVQPFVQLLYPNVHYLPGQFSTSNHIQASLLYNLLDANGNLVCEDGFRGTTKQGHEFTMMEVAYGIDVHGKMEHQREIFISIASPNKGYRSIFAAKNAMMAHTLDAYNKKHIEQDPIVAQQQISTQFAEGYTIYSQEEEDVKAFLTPEFTGLLWGLVEQWSGALRFSFVEDVFHIALPSQHNYFETDLTEFVSEANLGQKLFKELTTCLSIVEELSAGMNRIKLPSQERRLPLKDSTASTENWDNSAYDHFIDQGLL, encoded by the coding sequence ATGCCATACCCATCCAACCAAGAAGCATTGCAGCCTTTGCTTCAAAACTTAGAAAGCAAACGACAAAATTATTTAAAAGCCTACGAAAAAGGGAAGAGATTACGTTGGATACCGATTGGTCTATTTATAGTTTTTTCATTGGCAACCTTGTTTTTTTCTATTCCTCTATTATTGTGTTTTGGAGGATGTATCGGTTTAGGAATATTGATAGAATACAAAAAAATTGCTCCATCAGAGAGGGCATACCGTGAGGTCTACAAAAATGATTTTGTACAGCCTTTTGTCCAATTACTTTACCCTAATGTACACTATTTGCCTGGACAATTTTCTACTAGCAACCATATTCAAGCCAGTTTATTATACAATCTATTGGATGCAAATGGAAATTTGGTTTGCGAAGATGGATTTAGAGGAACGACAAAACAAGGGCATGAATTTACAATGATGGAAGTAGCTTATGGGATTGATGTTCATGGTAAAATGGAACACCAACGGGAGATTTTTATTTCTATAGCATCTCCTAACAAAGGATATCGATCTATTTTTGCCGCTAAAAATGCGATGATGGCGCACACCTTGGACGCATACAATAAGAAACACATTGAACAAGATCCCATTGTTGCACAGCAACAAATAAGCACACAATTTGCAGAAGGGTATACGATATATAGTCAAGAGGAAGAAGATGTGAAGGCATTTTTAACGCCTGAATTTACTGGACTTCTTTGGGGGTTAGTAGAACAATGGTCTGGAGCGTTGAGGTTCTCCTTTGTGGAGGATGTTTTTCATATTGCCTTGCCCTCTCAACACAATTATTTTGAAACAGATTTGACAGAATTCGTATCTGAAGCTAATTTGGGGCAAAAGCTTTTTAAGGAGTTAACGACTTGTTTGTCTATTGTAGAGGAATTGAGTGCTGGAATGAATCGAATTAAATTGCCCTCACAAGAACGACGTTTGCCATTAAAAGATTCTACAGCTTCTACCGAAAATTGGGATAATTCAGCTTACGATCATTTTATAGATCAGGGGTTGTTATAG
- a CDS encoding DUF3137 domain-containing protein, protein MLNSLPILLVNPNYFSSFVYEYYYIIVEELMNPIEGYKEELAPTIEKLEAFRLKQLGKTKEIHLYYFVPAILTILAIPIYWKINPIMSFVVLGIAVAIGVQIATTAVSKPSQNYVLDFKKQFFTIIAKSAFSKVTYSVEQFVAPKLILYSDLFKEQPLEMEGSDYFKGFSETGQKFQFSEIRAYKEGKTIFEGFFYEIEMPINFQSKVMVLPSKGKRSPKSIADLNQLSLKGLTADGDLVAVANVYPKFEKDFTVYSHSKEMAYHILVPSIVEGIHAIYKTWKVKPKLSFINNKIYVAIPAKQAVFTPNIHESLIDNPNFVLVIEELNKYFDVIKKLSTKEKKQPKEEIEERIENDDFPELD, encoded by the coding sequence ATGCTTAATAGTTTGCCTATTTTATTGGTGAACCCAAATTACTTCAGTAGTTTTGTATACGAATATTATTACATTATAGTTGAAGAATTGATGAACCCAATAGAAGGATACAAAGAGGAGTTGGCTCCAACAATTGAAAAATTGGAAGCCTTTCGATTGAAACAATTAGGTAAGACAAAAGAAATACATCTTTATTATTTTGTCCCCGCAATTCTGACCATACTTGCAATACCCATTTACTGGAAAATTAACCCAATCATGTCTTTTGTCGTGTTGGGCATAGCAGTAGCCATTGGCGTACAAATTGCCACGACAGCGGTAAGCAAACCCAGCCAAAACTATGTTCTTGATTTTAAAAAGCAATTCTTTACGATTATTGCCAAATCGGCGTTTTCCAAGGTCACTTATTCCGTAGAGCAGTTTGTTGCACCCAAGTTGATTTTGTATTCTGATTTATTTAAGGAGCAACCTTTAGAAATGGAAGGCAGTGATTATTTTAAAGGCTTTTCAGAGACAGGACAGAAATTTCAATTTTCAGAAATAAGGGCTTACAAAGAAGGAAAAACGATATTTGAAGGTTTTTTTTACGAGATAGAAATGCCCATCAATTTTCAATCTAAAGTAATGGTATTGCCTAGCAAGGGCAAACGAAGCCCTAAGAGTATTGCCGACTTGAATCAGTTGAGCTTGAAAGGCTTGACTGCGGATGGAGATTTGGTTGCTGTTGCCAATGTGTATCCTAAGTTCGAGAAGGATTTTACAGTCTATAGTCATAGTAAAGAAATGGCTTATCATATCTTAGTACCTTCGATAGTAGAAGGAATTCATGCGATTTATAAAACTTGGAAAGTAAAACCAAAGCTTAGTTTTATTAACAACAAAATTTATGTTGCAATACCTGCTAAGCAAGCTGTATTTACACCAAATATTCATGAATCTTTAATAGACAATCCTAATTTTGTATTGGTAATAGAGGAACTGAATAAGTATTTTGATGTTATTAAAAAATTGTCTACCAAAGAGAAAAAACAACCCAAAGAGGAGATAGAAGAACGGATAGAAAACGACGACTTTCCAGAACTAGATTAA
- a CDS encoding DUF3137 domain-containing protein produces MKKLSDIRRQINPCLRKIEQERQDTLANIKKAKKWYLLPILLLLLAIVSFAANKIPLGIGLLFVSIVGLIVVAVFKVSPYQTNYISNFKKGAFSTFVEASYPQVYYAPDNYLPSSLFDKSKLFGSYDSYSGEDYFEGKTEGGCSFKFSELHVTKTEVTSNGDGGVETSARTIFDGLFFVLNVPDRVSGQIQVLPDSVENVFGKMGKIFQKKIGAFFQRSSVVYLEDHPEFEKEFVVYSKDEEEVYRILTPNLLQAIYDLRYKWNTRLSISFIEHQVYVAMPTSKDFFRPNIKYSVTDDTLLKELYDELALCFAVVEDLSMEHQPEESRSLLNSGQSVNFNRTKSKDNPFLL; encoded by the coding sequence ATGAAAAAATTGAGCGATATTCGTCGGCAAATCAACCCCTGTTTGCGAAAAATCGAGCAAGAACGACAAGATACATTAGCCAATATCAAAAAGGCAAAAAAATGGTATCTGCTCCCCATCTTGTTATTGTTGCTAGCTATAGTAAGTTTTGCAGCCAATAAAATACCACTAGGTATAGGATTGCTTTTTGTTTCTATTGTAGGACTTATTGTCGTCGCTGTATTTAAAGTAAGTCCTTATCAAACGAATTATATTTCGAATTTTAAGAAAGGAGCTTTCTCTACTTTTGTAGAAGCATCGTACCCTCAAGTTTATTATGCACCTGATAATTATTTACCAAGTAGTTTGTTTGATAAATCGAAGTTGTTTGGAAGTTATGACTCTTATAGTGGAGAAGATTACTTTGAAGGAAAAACAGAGGGGGGCTGCTCTTTTAAATTTTCGGAACTGCATGTTACTAAAACAGAGGTGACTAGCAATGGCGACGGTGGGGTAGAAACAAGTGCTAGAACAATATTTGACGGCTTGTTTTTTGTATTGAATGTACCTGATCGTGTCAGTGGACAAATTCAAGTATTACCTGATAGTGTCGAAAATGTTTTTGGCAAGATGGGCAAAATTTTTCAAAAAAAGATTGGAGCTTTTTTTCAACGTTCTTCGGTGGTATATTTAGAAGATCATCCCGAATTTGAGAAAGAGTTCGTTGTATACAGCAAGGATGAAGAAGAGGTTTATCGGATTTTAACCCCTAATTTATTGCAAGCAATCTATGATTTGCGCTATAAGTGGAATACTCGATTGAGTATTAGTTTTATAGAACATCAAGTGTATGTTGCCATGCCAACAAGCAAAGATTTTTTTAGACCTAATATCAAATACTCAGTAACAGATGATACCTTATTAAAGGAGTTGTACGATGAACTGGCGTTGTGCTTTGCTGTTGTTGAAGATCTAAGCATGGAGCACCAACCAGAAGAGAGTCGGAGCTTGTTAAACTCTGGGCAAAGCGTGAACTTTAATCGTACGAAGTCAAAGGATAATCCATTTTTGTTATAG
- a CDS encoding cytochrome c codes for MQKIIRYSLVVMLGLLFLFSCGNPREKTYNEGAVLYKKHCENCHMSDGTGLEALYPPLAGADMLQSVGVGAACIIKNGLQGKIIVNGVEFETGMAPIEGLSNVEITNILNYIHNAWGNKREFIQLNEVEAVLESCQ; via the coding sequence ATGCAAAAAATAATTAGATATAGTTTGGTAGTAATGCTAGGTCTTCTGTTCTTGTTTTCTTGTGGCAACCCTAGAGAAAAAACCTACAATGAAGGAGCTGTCTTGTATAAAAAACATTGCGAAAATTGCCATATGTCAGATGGAACAGGTTTGGAAGCATTGTATCCGCCTCTTGCTGGAGCCGATATGTTGCAAAGCGTCGGAGTAGGAGCGGCGTGTATTATTAAGAATGGTTTGCAAGGCAAGATTATCGTGAATGGGGTAGAGTTTGAAACAGGGATGGCTCCCATTGAAGGCTTGTCTAATGTAGAGATTACCAATATTCTTAACTACATCCATAATGCTTGGGGAAATAAACGAGAATTTATACAACTCAATGAGGTGGAAGCTGTTTTAGAATCTTGCCAATAA
- a CDS encoding SCO family protein, producing the protein MKPVFFIWMVALLCICCASKNDNPSGLPVYGVKLPIEKEVNGKTVIDSLDHIIPPFTFVNQDSSTVTEKTVEGKIYLADFFFTSCFTICPKVKKNMKKVYEVFKDRPDFVILSHSIDTRHDTVGRLAWYANKFDINSDTWHLLTGEKEAIYKIAYDYYITALESDDAPGGFDHSGAVVLLDRKRRIRGMYDGTDPERMEQLIKDTQLLLDKE; encoded by the coding sequence ATGAAACCTGTTTTTTTTATATGGATGGTAGCGCTTTTGTGTATCTGTTGTGCTTCCAAGAATGACAACCCTTCTGGATTACCTGTTTATGGTGTAAAATTGCCTATCGAAAAAGAGGTAAATGGAAAGACCGTAATTGATTCATTGGATCATATTATACCACCTTTTACATTTGTGAATCAAGATAGCAGTACTGTAACCGAAAAAACAGTCGAAGGAAAGATCTATTTAGCCGATTTTTTCTTTACGTCTTGTTTTACAATTTGTCCTAAAGTAAAGAAGAATATGAAGAAAGTATATGAGGTGTTCAAGGATCGACCTGATTTTGTCATCTTATCTCATTCTATTGATACTCGACACGATACGGTAGGGCGATTGGCTTGGTATGCCAATAAATTTGATATTAATTCGGACACTTGGCATCTCTTGACAGGAGAAAAAGAGGCAATTTATAAGATTGCTTATGATTATTATATTACGGCATTGGAATCAGATGACGCACCTGGAGGTTTTGATCATAGTGGAGCAGTTGTGTTATTGGATAGAAAGCGCCGAATTCGTGGTATGTATGATGGAACTGATCCAGAACGTATGGAACAGCTGATTAAGGATACTCAATTATTATTGGATAAAGAGTAA
- a CDS encoding CaiB/BaiF CoA-transferase family protein: MESIFKDLKVIELASVLAGPAVGLFFAELGADVIKIENKKTGGDVTRTWRLPSEDKTASVSAYYCAINWKKEVQFLDLSTEEGKNAVYELVKTADVVVANYKKQSAQKLGMDYEHLKAIRPELIYANISGFGEESERVAFDVVLQAESGFMYMNGQADGPPTKMPVALIDVLAAHQLKEGILVALLQRYKTGQGAYVSVSLLEAAVASLANQATNWLMGKHIPQRMGSLHPNIAPYGELFETKDAKRLILSIGSDRQFVNLCTCINRPDLLENENYQTNIARVKHRVVLAKELSQTFKGLIAEDILERCHQKFVPIGQVRNMQEVFEQPTAQKMILEEEVDGLLTQRVRTAAFKIN, encoded by the coding sequence ATGGAGAGCATTTTTAAAGATTTGAAAGTAATAGAATTGGCGTCGGTGTTAGCAGGACCAGCCGTGGGACTTTTTTTTGCAGAGTTAGGGGCAGATGTAATTAAAATTGAAAATAAAAAAACAGGCGGAGACGTTACCAGAACTTGGCGCCTACCATCAGAAGATAAAACAGCGTCAGTTTCTGCCTATTACTGTGCTATTAATTGGAAAAAAGAAGTGCAGTTTTTGGACTTGTCGACAGAAGAAGGAAAAAATGCAGTGTACGAATTGGTCAAAACAGCCGATGTTGTTGTTGCGAATTATAAGAAGCAATCGGCGCAGAAATTAGGGATGGACTACGAACATTTAAAAGCAATCCGACCAGAATTGATCTATGCCAATATCTCAGGTTTTGGAGAGGAGAGCGAACGAGTGGCATTTGATGTAGTGCTGCAAGCGGAATCAGGCTTTATGTATATGAATGGACAAGCAGATGGACCTCCAACCAAAATGCCCGTTGCGTTAATTGATGTTTTGGCGGCACACCAGTTAAAAGAAGGCATTTTAGTAGCGTTGTTACAACGTTACAAAACAGGGCAAGGGGCTTATGTTAGTGTCTCTTTGTTGGAAGCCGCAGTGGCCTCTTTGGCTAATCAAGCCACCAATTGGCTGATGGGAAAACATATCCCTCAACGGATGGGATCTCTACATCCAAATATTGCTCCTTATGGTGAATTATTTGAAACCAAAGATGCCAAACGCTTAATTTTATCTATTGGTTCTGATCGTCAATTTGTGAATCTCTGTACTTGCATCAATCGTCCTGATTTATTGGAAAACGAAAACTATCAAACCAATATAGCAAGAGTCAAGCATCGGGTTGTTTTGGCAAAAGAATTAAGTCAAACCTTCAAAGGGTTGATAGCAGAGGATATTTTGGAGCGTTGCCACCAGAAATTTGTGCCTATTGGTCAGGTGCGCAATATGCAGGAAGTTTTTGAACAGCCAACTGCTCAGAAAATGATTTTAGAAGAAGAGGTGGATGGTTTGTTGACACAAAGAGTTCGAACGGCTGCCTTTAAAATTAACTAA
- a CDS encoding ABC transporter ATP-binding protein has translation MIHAKDIKKTYDNLTVLKGVDLEIKKGEIVSIVGKSGAGKSTLLHILGTLDRQDSGVLTINGKDISQLPEKELSAFRNQHIGFVFQFHHLLPEFNALENVCIPAYIQKKSEKEAVARATQLLSDLGLKDRLHHKPSQLSGGEQQRVAVARAMMNNPAVILADEPSGNLDTETSQQLHELFFDLRDKHQQTFIIVTHNTELAKMSDRTLVMKDGVIIDDQINS, from the coding sequence ATGATACACGCAAAAGACATAAAAAAAACTTACGACAACCTTACCGTTCTCAAAGGGGTGGATCTTGAAATTAAAAAGGGAGAAATTGTTTCTATAGTTGGGAAATCTGGTGCTGGGAAAAGTACTTTGTTGCACATCTTGGGTACGCTTGATAGACAAGACTCTGGCGTTTTGACTATCAATGGCAAGGACATTAGCCAACTACCTGAAAAAGAACTCTCTGCATTTCGAAATCAACACATTGGCTTTGTCTTTCAATTTCATCATTTATTACCAGAATTCAATGCCTTAGAAAATGTCTGTATCCCTGCTTATATTCAGAAAAAATCTGAAAAGGAAGCAGTGGCACGTGCCACACAATTATTGTCTGACTTAGGTCTCAAGGATCGATTGCACCACAAGCCATCCCAACTTTCTGGAGGAGAACAACAGCGAGTTGCTGTCGCTCGTGCTATGATGAACAACCCTGCTGTTATTTTGGCGGATGAACCTTCAGGGAATTTGGACACTGAGACCTCTCAACAATTACACGAACTTTTTTTTGATTTGCGAGATAAGCATCAACAAACATTTATTATTGTCACACACAATACTGAATTGGCAAAAATGAGTGATCGTACCTTGGTTATGAAAGATGGGGTGATTATTGACGACCAAATTAACAGCTAA
- a CDS encoding endonuclease V, translating into MDLDFLRDEQEWLAKQVVISTNDRMFDASDVLFGVDIQYVKEEAFCAIAAYQFNGTHLDTFIFKTQTGMEYVSGFFCFREGPPVLRTIRKILATKNLIPQLIIIDGHGIAHPRKLGIASWIGVKTNIPSIGVAKRPLLKYDGELGLERGSTLPIFRKGQEVGSVLRTQTDIKPVYVSPGYKMSLTQSNQIILDCSPTYRISEPIRLADQVARVFAKGKKMPNVTIL; encoded by the coding sequence ATGGATTTAGACTTCTTACGAGATGAACAAGAATGGTTAGCCAAACAAGTCGTAATTTCAACCAATGATCGAATGTTTGACGCCTCGGATGTCTTATTTGGTGTAGATATTCAATATGTAAAAGAAGAAGCTTTTTGTGCTATTGCAGCCTATCAATTTAATGGCACTCATTTAGATACCTTTATTTTTAAAACACAAACAGGCATGGAGTATGTTTCTGGCTTTTTCTGTTTTAGAGAAGGACCTCCTGTTCTTAGAACCATCCGAAAAATCTTAGCAACTAAAAATTTAATTCCTCAACTAATCATTATTGATGGGCATGGAATTGCGCACCCTAGAAAGTTAGGTATTGCCAGCTGGATTGGAGTTAAAACCAATATACCTAGTATAGGTGTTGCTAAAAGACCGCTTCTAAAATACGATGGAGAACTGGGACTAGAACGCGGATCAACACTTCCCATCTTCCGAAAAGGGCAAGAAGTTGGCAGCGTTTTGAGAACTCAAACTGATATTAAACCTGTTTATGTTAGTCCTGGTTATAAAATGTCTTTAACACAGTCCAATCAAATTATTTTAGATTGTTCGCCTACTTATCGTATTTCAGAGCCCATACGACTTGCAGATCAGGTGGCAAGAGTATTTGCCAAAGGCAAAAAGATGCCAAATGTAACGATTCTATAA
- a CDS encoding GNAT family N-acetyltransferase: protein MKEAFTGIETSRLIIRPFRVEDDAAVYEFGSNAEVQKYTGDGLIASLEAAKALIQNVWLTDYQTYGYGRWAVVYKPDNKLIGFAGLKYLKSMNETDIGFRFLPEYWGKGIATEASQKIINYGFDVLELPQIIGIAMPENIASNKVLLKLGLTFYKVDDYEGDGGAYNWYKIRKEAYKQNSSS from the coding sequence ATGAAAGAAGCATTTACAGGGATAGAAACTAGTCGTCTTATTATCAGACCATTTCGAGTCGAAGATGATGCAGCCGTTTACGAATTTGGTTCGAATGCGGAGGTACAAAAGTATACAGGAGATGGCTTAATTGCTTCGTTAGAAGCAGCAAAAGCGCTGATTCAAAACGTTTGGCTTACCGATTATCAAACTTATGGTTATGGCAGATGGGCAGTTGTTTACAAGCCAGATAATAAACTAATTGGTTTTGCCGGTCTCAAATATCTAAAGAGCATGAACGAGACAGATATTGGGTTTCGTTTTTTACCCGAATATTGGGGCAAGGGGATTGCTACAGAAGCTTCTCAAAAGATTATCAACTATGGCTTTGATGTTTTGGAGCTTCCGCAAATCATCGGTATTGCTATGCCTGAAAACATAGCTTCTAATAAAGTCTTGTTAAAATTGGGCTTAACCTTTTATAAGGTAGATGATTATGAGGGGGATGGCGGAGCTTATAATTGGTATAAAATAAGGAAAGAAGCTTACAAACAAAACAGTTCTAGTTGA